A genome region from Littorina saxatilis isolate snail1 linkage group LG16, US_GU_Lsax_2.0, whole genome shotgun sequence includes the following:
- the LOC138949984 gene encoding tigger transposable element-derived protein 6-like has translation MADSKAKATGKRRVLTLSGRLKIIKAVEDSPHKSRTQMAIDLGVPLPTLSNIMKDKNKYLAQARSGDTVTTSKRARSSQLPSVDKALLDWFTSCRLSNVPLDGLIIRSKAEDLAASMGESNWTCTNSWLQRWKTRHGLVFKKMHGERASVDEKSTDAWVEDILRPTLDRYKADDVYNVDETGLFWKLLPDRTFAFRGETCTGGKKSRERVTITFCCNMTGTDKRQPIFIGKHANPRCFKHVKKGLPVQYDSNASAWMTKEIFKPWLMQCDRDMERQNRKVLLVMDNCSSHKLPDLRAVEVLFLPPNATSKLQPLDAGIIHVFKVKYRRSMCLNLLACIEGGGGTYQPTLLDAIHMTTQSWEKVTTDTIAHCFRNAGFRHSSDDQTTSDSEPCLEKDQQEVEPLLSRLFQEWNVTPSDYFTVDEDVLTEDPTAAPDVAAEPCTSRIPDSDASSEEEDEEMPQVSSREAMASAAIISNFCMLTGKMELIKCFNGFKEILLRHIEDSKKQTRVSDFFERDSGTGGEEGGSRVGGRGEGSGVSGRGGGSGVSGRGGGSGVGGSGVGGREGGSAVGGREGKEEVAWEEVKEEVAWEEGKEEVAWEEVKEEVAWEEGKEEVPW, from the exons ATGGCGGACAGCAAAGCGAAAGCTACAGGCAAACGTAGAGTGTTGACATTGTCTGGGCGCCTTAAAATCATAAAGGCAGTAGAGGACAGTCCACACAAATCCCGAACACAGATGGCCATTGATTTAGGTGTCCCCCTGCCAACGCTGTCGAACATCATGAAAGACAAGAACAAATATCTTGCTCAGGCAAGAAGCGGCGATACTGTGACGACGAGCAAGCGGGCACGGAGCTCTCAGCTGCCGTCTGTGGACAAAGCGCTGCTGGACTGGTTTACGTCATGCAG GTTAAGCAACGTTCCCCTTGACGGCTTGATCATCCGCTCCAAAGCCGAGGACTTGGCTGCATCGATGGGAGAAAGCAATTGGACATGCACAAACTCCTGGCTGCAGCGTTGGAAGACTCGACATGGCCTTGTCTTCAAAAAGATGCATGGCGAAAGGGCTTCCGTCGACGAGAAGTCAACAGACGCTTGGGTCGAAGACATTTTGCGCCCAACGCTAGACAGATACAAGGCCGACGACGTCTACAACGTGGACGAGACAGGTCTGTTTTGGAAACTTCTTCCTGACAGAACATTTGCCTTTAGAGGGGAGACTTGCACTGGAGGGAAGAAATCGCGCGAGAGAGTGACAATCACGTTTTGTTGCAACATGACCGGAACAGACAAGCGTCAGCCAATCTTTATTGGCAAACACGCGAATCCGAGATGCTTCAAACACGTCAAGAAAGGTTTGCCTGTGCAATATGACAGCAACGCATCTGCTTGGATGACAAAAGAAATCTTCAAACCCTGGCTCATGCAGTGTGACAGAGACATGGAAAGGCAAAATAGGAAGGTCCTACTCGTGATGGACAACTGTTCCAGTCACAAATTGCCTGATCTCCGTGCAGTCGAGGTACTGTTCCTTCCGCCAAATGCGACATCGAAACTGCAGCCCCTTGATGCGGGCATCATTCATGTTTTCAAAGTGAAGTACAGGAGGTCCATGTGTTTGAACCTTCTCGCCTGCATTGAGGGCGGAGGAGGTACCTACCAGCCAACTCTTCTTGATGCCATACACATGACGACGCAGTCGTGGGAAAAGGTCACTACAGACACCATTGCCCACTGCTTTCGCAACGCTGGCTTCCGTCATTCCTCAGATGACCAGACAACATCAGATTCAGAACCCTGCCTTGAGAAAGATCAGCAGGAAGTGGAGCCGCTCCTTTCTCGCCTGTTTCAGGAGTGGAACGTCACCCCATCTGATTACTTCACTGTTGATGAGGACGTGCTCACCGAGGATCCAACAGCCGCACCGGATGTAGCAGCAGAACCGTGCACTTCTAGAATCCCAGATTCCGATGCATCTTCAgaggaagaagacgaagaaatgCCCCAGGTGTCATCAAGAGAGGCTATGGCGTCCGCAGCGATCATTAGCAATTTTTGTATGCTGACAGGAAAGATGGAACTGATCAAGTGCTTCAATGGGTTCAAGGAGATTCTCTTACGCCACATTGAGGATTCCAAAAAAcagacacgtgtttcagacttttttgaaagaGACAGTGGCACTGGAGGAGAGGAAGGAGGAAGTCGAGTGGGTGGAAGGGGAGAAGGAAGTGGCGTGAGtggaaggggaggaggaagTGGCGTGAGtggaaggggaggaggaagTGGCGTGGGAGGAAGTGGCGTGGGAGGAAGGGAAGGAGGAAGTGCCGTGGGAGGAAGGGAAGGCAAGGAGGAAGTGGCGTGGGAGGAAGTGAAGGAGGAAGTGGCGTGGGAGGAAGGGAAGGAGGAAGTGGCGTGGGAGGAAGTGAAGGAGGAAGTGGCGTGGGAGGAAGGGAAGGAGGAAGTGCCGTGGTAG
- the LOC138949983 gene encoding uncharacterized protein, with product MIVILLGVKTVLHVERDLTLSLSVHNRPLSAVHNFWEGLPKRVFSAEDVQLVVKKLTAPWWSICEGNNDEQFQKLLPDNAVLCDNQMQTKAYKEGNMGAQYTSTIRTVNCQFLVRNDKRCCHCKVYRRTLWSKAYRDSKSENDNAVGLRTSRVAHCSMSRAQLHRKIKDLQDENKSLSNIMDKMRRDILKEIAQKGHDLNDIDNSDMLQLLRNHKSGVEKAFPNENSLPKVLWEQQLKCAQGKSTGIRWHPMIIKWCLYIHNVSSKAYDAMRETGFLVLPSSRTLFDYSNYLPNTNGFSTQCAIHLKEEAEKLGLFEHEWKSYVGILQDEVQINQSLVYDRHTGNLIGYVDLNETANELDNLHKCMNEKSNQVATNMLVVMVRGAVTSLKYPFACFATTGATGEYLCSIIWEAVRILELVCNLKVIFVTCDGATPNRKFFKYNAVTEEGYWCWNRYSFPRRKLYFISDVPHLMKTARNCFANSSGHRRTRTLWKNGFELKWQHIVDLYTNHVEGKIFSETHKLTRNHVNLTAFNQMKVKFAVQVLSKTVADSLEKNYGRDVSENVSFIKHMNRFFALFKCETFEGKCTEKESMADLKAFTDLNDERLYYLRNDFLGYFQDWYRSMLTLTGTYTHHRPILDI from the coding sequence ATGATTGTGATTTTGTTGGGAGTGAAAACTGTGTTGCATGTAGAACGTGATCTTACATTATCATTGTCAGTTCACAACAGGCCGCTTTCTGCAGTGCACAATTTTTGGGAAGGGCTTCCAAAACGGGTTTTTTCAGCTGAAGATGTGCAGCTTGTTGTGAAAAAGCTGACAGCCCCATGGTGGTCTATTTGTGAGGGGAACAACGATGAGCAGTTTCAGAAGCTTTTGCCAGACAATGCTGTTTTGTGTGACAATCAGATGCAAACGAAGGCCTACAAAGAAGGAAATATGGGAGCACAGTATACAAGCACAATAAGGACAGTGAACTGTCAGTTTCTGGTGAGAAACGACAAGAGGTGTTGCCACTGCAAAGTGTACAGAAGAACACTGTGGAGTAAAGCATATCGCGATAGCAAGTCAGAAAATGACAATGCTGTGGGCCTGAGAACCTCACGTGTGGCACATTGTAGCATGAGTCGAGCTCAACTGCATAGAAAAATCAAAGACCTACAAGATGAAAACAAATCTCTGTCAAACATAATGGATAAAATGAGACGCGATATTCTGAAAGAAATTGCACAGAAAGGACATGACCTGAATGATATAGATAACTCTGATATGCTGCAACTTTTACGTAACCATAAGTCTGGTGTGGAAAAGGCTTTTCCTAATGAAAATTCCCTACCAAAAGTTCTTTGGGAACAGCAACTGAAGTGTGCTCAGGGCAAGTCAACTGGCATAAGATGGCACCCCATGATCATTAAGTGGTGTTTGTATATCCATAATGTGAGTTCAAAGGCATATGATGCAATGAGAGAAACTGGGTTTTTAGTTCTACCAAGTTCACGTACTTTGTTTGACTACTCGAATTATTTGCCAAACACAAATGGATTTTCAACCCAGTGTGCAATACATCTCAAGGAAGAGGCAGAAAAGCTAGGTTTGTTTGAGCATGAGTGGAAGAGCTATGTAGGCATTTTGCAAGATGAGGTACAAATTAACCAGAGTTTGGTCTATGACCGACACACCGGTAACCTGATTGGATATGTAGACCTAAATGAGACAGCAAACGAACTGGACAATCTCCACAAATGTATGAATGAAAAGTCTAACCAGGTCGCTACTAACATGTTAGTTGTCATGGTAAGAGGAGCTGTCACAAGTCTCAAATACCCATTTGCTTGCTTTGCAACTACAGGTGCTACTGGAGAATACTTGTGTTCTATTATTTGGGAGGCTGTACGGATTCTTGAACTGGTCTGTAATCTCAAAGTGATATTTGTTACATGTGATGGTGCAACTCCCAACAGAAAATTTTTCAAGTACAATGCTGTGACAGAGGAAGGCTATTGGTGCTGGAACAGGTATTCTTTTCCAAGACGTAAACTGTACTTCATTTCAGATGTTCCACATCTTATGAAGACTGCTAGAAATTGCTTTGCAAACTCCTCTGGCCACAGGAGAACCAGGACACTGTGGAAAAACGGCTTTGAACTAAAATGGCAGCATATTGTTGATCTGTACACCAATCATGTTGAAGGTAAAATTTTTAGCGAGACACACAAGCTCACTCGCAATCATGTAAATTTGACAGCTTTTAACCAGATGAAAGTGAAGTTTGCAGTTCAAGTTTTAAGCAAGACTGTTGCAGACTCTCTTGAGAAAAACTACGGAAGAGATGTGTCTGAAAATGTAAGCTTCATTAAACATATGAATCGATTTTTTGCATTGTTTAAATGTGAGACATTTGAAGGAAAATGTACAGAAAAGGAATCCATGGCAGACTTGAAAGCATTCACTGATTTGAATGATGAGAGACTGTATTATCTGAGAAATGATTTTCTGGGGTATTTTCAGGACTGGTATAGGTCTATGTTGACACTGactggcacatacacacaccatagacctatattagatatataa